tttttatttgtttatttagccAAATTGCCATGGTCtttttaataatagtaataataatattttatttgtaaaaaagcactttacattgagcaaacaacctcagagtgccacagtgtaaaaaaatagtaataataattataataaaaagataatgaaaataaataaaatataaaactagaaacagcccaatagctagaaccagcatgcatatctataaaaaggctttttttaaaagatgggtttttaagcattttttaaaagcatccacagtcagtaggggcggcatggcgtagtgggtagagcggccgtgcccaaaaaaaaaaacctgagggttgcaggttcgcttcccacctatggacatccaaatcgctgccgttgtgtccttgggcaggacacttcaccctttgcccccggtgccgctcacactggtgaatgaatggtggtggtcggaggggccgtaggcgcaaactggcagccatgcttccgtcagtctaccccagggcagctgtggctactgatgtagcttactaccaccaggtgtgaatgaatgatgggttcccacttcactgtgagcgcttcgagtatctaacaatagaaaagcgcgatataaatctaatccattattattattattattataataaggtgccctcaggtggtcagggagagcgttccacagactggtagCATCAGAGCAGAAAGCCAgctctcccatagttcgtagctttgtccttgcaggttggaggaggttagcctgtttggagcggaggtgtcgtgtggtggatttgggggtgagcagttttTTGAGGTACATGGGGACATTTTCATGGAGTCACTCGTGAATTAGTAGGAAGATTTTGagttcaatcctgagtggaacaggaagccagtgaagggatttgataGTTTTTGTGATGTGGTCATATTTCTGCactcatcaggatcctcgcagcactattttgtatgtactgcagcttctgaatgttcttgctggggatcccgacaagaaatGCGTTGCACTTTAACACTTTCTTTAAGTGTGCATGTTTATCGGCTACTTTGTTTACGCATTGCTACAAATACATATAGAGCATTATTGGTCGGTTTTTCTAAATAAATAACATCCCAGTTATGATCACTAAAAACAAGTGGAAGAAATGCAGTCCTGGAGCAATGTTGACCAGTATTAGTGTAAATATGATCAATGCGTGATTtacaaaatacaatatttttaaatCAATGACATACGTCCACCTTAGTGACCATCCTTTCTTTTAAAGCACATgacaacaaatacattttttctaatcaccattgttttttttttctttctgcctCCATCAGCCATGTCATAAGCATATCACacacagtgcatccagaaagtatttacagcgcttcactttttccacattttgttacgcTGCGGCCTTATCAAATAAACAGAATAAAgtcatttttgtccttaaaattctatataccattttttttaatagagatttttgcaaatgtatttagTTAATGTAAGTGCTATGGTTTTGATGCAGGTATCCATTCTACATGTTGGGATGTTTCAACACAGAGTGGAAGATCCTCACGTGGCTGCGATACTCATTGTGGATACCGCTCTACCCTCTGGGTGTCATAGCTGAGGGTATGTTTACTTGTCTGAAAGTTGATTATCTAACCTGCCAAGACAAAGAACAAACACTCCTGTCACGCATGTAGCTGTTGCCGTGATTCAGTCCATTCCCATCTTTGACGAGACCCGACTGTTCAGCATTCCTCTGCCGAAAACCATCGGCCTCTCTCTGAGCTTCTCCTACGTCCTGCGTGTATACATCATTCTCATGTTTCTGGGTAAGTCTTCCCATTtaacaaaagtttaaaaaatgctaaaaaaattcACAGCCCGCCATTCTTACAGGACTTGTTATCAACTTTCGTCATCTCTACAAGCAAAGGAAGAGGCGTTTCCGCACCAAGAAGAGGAAGGCACACTGATGCACTGTCACTGTCCGTTTTAAAAGTTTTCATCTCCTAAGCCCTTTTAAGTgttaatgttttcttttttttcctgctgCTAATTGGTTCCTCTTGATGGTCTACTCTTTAAGAACCTTGACTACACCCCTCTTCCCATTTTGTTAATTATTGATAGTGGAAGGCTTGGCCATTTGGATTTTGAGCTGCATTACTGTATTAGTGCTCATTTGATTGGTACACAGTATTTTTGAATATTGTCTTTTGAGAACGAATCACTCTTCAGCTCTCAGGGTGAAAACTAGATGACCAATGCTTTCTTACCTTGACTTGTGATAAAGACACTTATTTAGGTACACATCATCTGATAAGCCCCACCACAAAAGCTTGATTTCTGTGACACTGAGAAAAGTAATTCAATAATTTCATCATTGCATCTCGGGGTGTACAACAAGGTATTTTTACACCATTGCAAAGTGtaactacaataataaacattgctAAATTAATACCTCTTACAGTACTTTTCTagtatgtttgtcattcttttaatTGAGGCAGTGATTTGACACAATCTTTACTACTAGAAAGTATAAAAACATGAATATTTTGCAAGATAAGCACAGTTGTTCCACAAAAAAAGGTTATTTTTGCTTCCAGGTGTTCAGACAGTGCCACACCAAGTGCTGTCTTTACTGGTCCAAAGCAGCGTCCATATTTCAGTGCATTTGTAACAAAGTCGGGTGTGGCTCAGCTTGAGAAGTCGGTGTGCATGGGAACAATGTTGTGCTCAAAAGCAGCGTATTGAGAGTCACCAGTACTGGCCAGTTTGAGCTGCTGGGCGGCGTGGGACAGCTGGAAAGCTGCATCTGGGTGGGCCGAGTCGGGCAGCATCGTGCACTCTCTCTCCAGCAGCTCGGCCACTCTCTTCAGGAGATCCCAGAACCCGAATGCCAAGGCAGCCTTACGTAGGCGATTCAGCTCCTGGTAAATTGTAATAAAATGCACAAATAAGATGTAAACTAAAGAGAAAAAACATAAGTGTTTAGCAGCACACTTTACCTTATAGAAGGTCTGAGTTTTATCAGGCAATTTTCTAGCGTTCCTCAAAATCTTCTGCACATCCGTCTGAAATGAATTGAAAACAACCTTTAAATATTCTTAGTTGTATGTCAACAATTAATGCTACCTTTTTATTTCATAAACAATAGTTAACAAACTCAATTGGCATTTTAGGGGAATCTCTTAAGGGTGCTTATGGAATTAAAAATACCCTAAGTAGGCAAGTATTTTTAATTGTGTAGTGCCAGTTTTGCAACTTTATCTCAAGGTACTTTACACACAGAGCAGGTTACTAGTGAAGTAAATTAACTGAACCACACATGAGCAGCAGGCATTTTGGTGACAGAGGCAATGAAAAATGTTCCATCAATGTAGAACATTAAAATTTAACATGATTTGATCAAACATATCAGTATTATATTCAGGTTTGGCAACTATGATTGACTCAGTTCTACTGTACCAGTCCTTGTCTCATAAAGTAGAGATCTTCAACTGTGAGATACTGCAGAGGGGTTGTGAAATGTTTGGTCTTTCTTTAAATATATGTGTTTGGTATTTCATGGCAATCTTTTCAcatgtttaaatatatttaaataaaaggTTGATCCAACACATTGCAGTGTAGTTTAGAGATGGCAGTAGGATGGCTACCTTACCCACTGGACCTTGCAGGTTTGAAATTAAAACATGaatgaataattattttattCATCCTGTTAGCTTGCAATTACTACACTAGCGATAAGCGGTGCCAGCTGCCAACTAATGATTAGTGCACTACATGTCAGCGAGGCTAGCGATTAGTATACTATTGTCAGCTAACGATTAGTGCGCTAGTTGTGAGGTAGCAATTAGCAGCATAGAGGGGGAGTATTTATTTCTCCCTGTTGCCATGTGCTTGCTCAAGTGGGCTTCTGTTGATCGTCTTAAGTCTGAGTAGCATGGTTCTAGACCTGCTCCACGCGTAAAATTACATGTGTTGTGAATTGGCACTTCATTAGTATAATTATCTGGACTTTGATTTCGTTTTGTTAGTTTCTGTCACATCTTTTGAGAGTGGACACGCCCCTAATGAGCATGACCGACAATCATGAAGACTTCACCTGTAGTCCACTGGCTTTGATCCACACAGTTACGTTCTGGGCGTAGCTACGTTTGACAGGCGGCTGCAGGGGGAAAGGACTTTTGCTGTCGTCTTCTCCGTAAGGATTTTCTGCCGCTTCTGGAAGGCACGAGGAGGCAAAGCGCACGAATGAAAGCAGACATCATTCAACATTGAAGATGTGTAAATGATTAACTTCctgtttacataaacacacacagaaaAGACCTTTGCTCCTGAGGAACCAACAATTATGTGAAAGGTCAGTGTGTCACAAGTGAAGATAAACAATGCTTAATGAGGTCATACTGACAAGATTCTACCTGAGATTGGTCCCAAATGGGAGCTCTTGCCCAGCCAAGGCAGAGGCTCAGGACCAGGTTCAAACACGGACATCATTAGATTGGACTTCTTTTTGCTGTCTGCTTGGGAGTACAGCATGCCGAACCACTCGGGCCTGAGACAAGCAGACCAGCTTTGAGACTTCTCGTTATTTGTATACTGCCTAACATCTGTCCGCACACATTCTTATGTCTCAAATGAAAACGTTTTTCAGCTCACCCAAGCTGAACAAGCGCCACCATGCCTTCTACTTTAAGGCTGCCATGTAAGAGGACACAGAAATTTGGACTTTTCCCTGCCATTTGGCTGGCAGACACTTCCTCCTCCAGCTCTTCTGTGACTCCTGTGCCGATGTCTTCTACCTCTGAGAGGAAATCACAAATCAGTGTTTGACACCAGTAATCTGCTAATTGGGCCACAGTAAACTTGATACTTTAATCTAAGAGCTCACAGGTAAGAAAAAAAGTTGCAGGGAATGTAgttacaataaacattttattggTGTGAAAGCAGCCCTGCCTTTGCATTTGTACTGCAATCACATATGAATTACCATTACCATTACCATCATTATCTTCATTACTTTACCGTCATTATCTTCCACCAATTTTAACTGGAACATGTTCCATTTCGCAAGGAGACGTGATATTGtgataaataatctttgtctttTCATTCAAAGTACTGGACTGTAATATTTATTgcacatgtacacaaacagccaCCTTTATTGACAGCAATAGGCAGGACCAAGTGCCTGGATATGACAGGTGGACTGGAGATGTCAGCAATTTCAATGAAGCCCATGATTTCTAGATCTGAAACAAAAAGAACACACGTACTTGGAGCTTAACATGAGtcataaaaaaactttttttaaataattgcaaTCTTGCACCATCTTCCTGCAGTCTCCAGATGATCACACTGGATACTTTTTGGTCTATGTGTTTGAAATTCATGACACGCTTGTTGTACTTATAGGTAGATGAATATTAGATCACTTATTATTGGCCTTTTTGTAAGGACAAGATCATCTACTCTCTGTTTACTCAGTATAAGAGACTTCAGTTTAGTGCATGTCTTCGGCTTTTTTGTAACACTCATTAATGACAAGTTATGGACATAGTATGACTCCACAAACGTCTCCAACTGAACTGCTGGCCAAACTATTGGGataggaggacactggacaaacaggaggacactggacaaactgctggccatcatggacaatcctgcccacccactccaccagacaattgtgGGACAgaggagttcatactccaacaggcccCTTCAGCTGCATTCCGACAttgttcgattcaagaactccatCCAGCTGAATGATCACTCGCCATACAgtaatagatgatatctgtctattacctgacactttctattttagctacttctctttgtttttaatgtccatTTTCTGATGGATTTCCTCTCTATTTTAATTTCCCCTAAGGGATTTATAAAGTATGTTTGATTCTGATTCTGCAGCAATACTGTAATATTGgtcatggtaattgttatatattgtatatatgatatagacataatatatcagtatatataacatactgtacatatattatgtaaatattatgcatatattttatatcgctatatttagtctatttatacctgcattgtccttccatcattgtaactgagctaccgtgtggaacaatttcccttgagggtcattaaaggcctactgaaatgagattttcttatttaaacggagatagcaggtccattctatgtgtcgtactcgatcattttgcgatattgccatatttttgctgaaaggatttagtagagaacatcgacgataaagttcgcaacttttggtcgctaataaaaaagccttgcctgtaccggaagtagcagacgatgtgcgcgtgacgtcactggttgtagagttcacatcctcacattgtttacaatcatagccaccagctgctagagctattcggaccaagaaagcaacaatttccccattaatttgagcgaggatgaaagatttgtggatgaggatagtgagagtgaaggactagaaaaaaaaaaaaagggagggcagtaggagcgattcagatgttattagacacatttactaggataattctggaaagtcccttatgtgcttattgtgttactagtgttttagtgagattatatggtacctggaagtcggaggggtgtggccacgggtgaagtgaagtgaattatattcatatagcgctttttctctagtgactcaaagcgctttacatagtgaaacccaatatctaatttacatttaaaccagtgtgggtggcactgggagcaggtgggtaaagtggcttgcccaaggacacaacggcagtgactaggatggcagaagcggggatcgaacctgcaaccctcaagttgctggcacagccgctctaccaaccgagctataccaggtgtggtgaccgccagtgtctctgagggaagccacacagctgcaggaggacgcaagcttcgCTCAtaaccgacttattaccacaattttctcaccgaaacctgccggttaacatgTGGTTGGAAACCATGTTCTTTTGACCGCTGTgttcaatagtaaagcttcaccttcgggaattttaaacaaggaaacaccggctgtgtttgtgttgctaaaggcagctgcaatacagcgctttccacctccatctttctactttgacttctccattattaattgaacaaattgcaaaagattcagcaacacagatgtccagaatactgtgtaattatgtgattaaagcagactacttatagcttggatcgggctggaaaaaaatgtccgctacaaccggtgacgtcaaacgcatgcgtcatcataccgcgacgttttcaacaggacactttgcgggaaatttaaaattgcaatacagtaaactaaaaaggccgtattggcatgtgttgcaatgttaatatttcatctttgatatataaactatcagactgcgtggtcgctagtagtgggtttcagtaggcctttaaagtttgtctaatgtccaaaattttgactttttatgaaATGTAAGCTCGTGTTTTGTCGTTTTAACAGTGCCTAACTTCCTTTTGCACTTGATTGACAAATCAGCAATGCCAAAGTGATGCAGGAGGGGACACAAATCACCCTAGCCATTAAAGATATttagtttttacattttacacttgtatgacctaCGACTATGATTTAAAAATGGTCTGAAAAGTTCATACAGGTTTCATGGTGGCAACAGTTTCTATTATGGGATCATATATCGATGGGCAACCGGTAGAAAAAACTGAGAGGGATGTACTGCATTTTCCTGCATACCTGTGTTGACAGTTCGAGGTAAAGGTTCCACCTCCTCATCCACCACGACAGGCTCGGGTCGTGGGAACACCTGAACGTCAGAGGACAAGTTCCCACAGTGCAGCACAGCATGGAAGGGAGAGTAGGCCCTGTCAATCAATCTCCTGGTGACACATAACAGAACTTTAGAATATATTTATAGAACTTGAGGATTTACGTGGAAATCACTTCACCCTACCCAAACATGGCCTGCACACCCTGCATGCAGAGTGCTCCCTCTACAGTGAAGACCTCTCCATCACCTCCACCGAGACAGAGAAGCTCCTCCCATTTGTCCAAAGCACCTGTCATGTTTAACTGTTAATGACACACGACAGGGCAGCACTGGTTACAAACTATTGATAGCCATACGTCAAAtactaaaatatttgatgttttatACATACGATACTCACACATCACAAAATATTGTGTGTGTTAATGAGAGACTGAAGCATCTTTTAGATTTTATAACAACTATAGGGTTATTGTAGGTATTTCTGCAGTTTATAACCATTGTTTTTCTCTACATGTTGCCTTGGTTTTGTA
The nucleotide sequence above comes from Nerophis ophidion isolate RoL-2023_Sa linkage group LG12, RoL_Noph_v1.0, whole genome shotgun sequence. Encoded proteins:
- the ints14 gene encoding integrator complex subunit 14 gives rise to the protein MPTVVLVDASLSMTRPVSQDSSEEFQRKNLAVHGLNMLFEHMASNYRLEFTALMAFSSLWELLVPFTRDYNALQDALSGLDDYDKTCVESALNGVNNVVQQEWGSGCPCQVVLVTDGSLGIGKGSLRHSLQTLRHPGEDKKFPLPFPFPTKMFIMCVANTEELNMTGALDKWEELLCLGGGDGEVFTVEGALCMQGVQAMFGRLIDRAYSPFHAVLHCGNLSSDVQVFPRPEPVVVDEEVEPLPRTVNTDLEIMGFIEIADISSPPVISRHLVLPIAVNKEVEDIGTGVTEELEEEVSASQMAGKSPNFCVLLHGSLKVEGMVALVQLGPEWFGMLYSQADSKKKSNLMMSVFEPGPEPLPWLGKSSHLGPISEAAENPYGEDDSKSPFPLQPPVKRSYAQNVTVWIKASGLQTDVQKILRNARKLPDKTQTFYKELNRLRKAALAFGFWDLLKRVAELLERECTMLPDSAHPDAAFQLSHAAQQLKLASTGDSQYAAFEHNIVPMHTDFSS